Below is a genomic region from Leptospira yasudae.
AGAGGACTTACGATTCTATTAGTGACTCATGATATGAATCTCGCCTTCGACGCAAAAACAATCTATGAAATGAGAGAGGGAGCGTTTACCCGGGTGGTAAAATGAAATCCTATCTCGGAATCGACATCGGAGCGGGAAGCATCAAGGCAAGTCTCGTCGATACGCAAGGAACGGTTTTTAAAAGCACGTCGCGCGCAACCGGTGTGGAAACGGACGAAAAACAATTCCTCGATTCTCTCTGCGGTATCGTTTCCGAAATGAAAGACGATTCTCTCATAGCGGTTGGCATCGGAAGTCCGGGCCCCATCGATTCCGAAAGCGGAATCCTCATCGAATCGGCCAATCTTCCTCTTCTCAAAAACGTGGCGATAGTAGATCATCTCAAGAAGAACTTTCAAATTCCAGTATATTATAATAATGACGCAAACCTTGCGGCCCTCGGCGAATACCGTTTCGGGTTGGGTAAGAATTCCGCGAATCTCGTCATTCTTACCTTAGGAACGGGACTCGGCGGAGGCTGGGTGTATCAGGGAAAATTGTTCAACGGTTACAAAGGAAGCGGAATGGAAGCGGGCCACGTCACGTATTTTCCGAACGGCTCCTTGTGCGGCTGCGGACAAAGAGGCTGTACCGAAGCGTATTTCAGCGCGAGCGGATTCTTACATCGATACAAGGAACAAACCGGACACACGCTCGGTTCCGCGGAGGAATTCTTCGATAAGAGCCGCAAGGGAGAATCCCCCGCCTCAACGCTGTTAAATGAAGGAATCGAAGCCCTCGCCCAACTCTGCAGAACCCTGATTCACACGATCAATCCGGAAAAGATCGTGTTCACCGGCGGACTCGTAAAATCCTGGGATCTTTTCGGAAATCCTCTCCGACAAAGAATCCAAGAAATCATCTTTCCGATCTTTCGAACGTACACACAAATCCTGCCCGGAGGAAACGTATCCGGAGCCCTAGGCGCCGCCGCGCTTTGTATGGAGAATCACGAATGAACGATCACAATTGTATCTTCTGTAAAATCATCCGAAAGGAAATTCCGGCAAAGATCGCGTTTGAAAACGAAGAAGTATTAGCGTTTCATGATATAAATCCGCAGGCGCCCGTACATATCGTTTTCATCCCGAAAAAACACGTAACGTCTCTCGCCGAAATCGGAAACGAAGATTCTTCTTTGTTGGGGAACGTATTGCTTCGTATCCGCGACACCGCGAAAA
It encodes:
- a CDS encoding ROK family protein produces the protein MKSYLGIDIGAGSIKASLVDTQGTVFKSTSRATGVETDEKQFLDSLCGIVSEMKDDSLIAVGIGSPGPIDSESGILIESANLPLLKNVAIVDHLKKNFQIPVYYNNDANLAALGEYRFGLGKNSANLVILTLGTGLGGGWVYQGKLFNGYKGSGMEAGHVTYFPNGSLCGCGQRGCTEAYFSASGFLHRYKEQTGHTLGSAEEFFDKSRKGESPASTLLNEGIEALAQLCRTLIHTINPEKIVFTGGLVKSWDLFGNPLRQRIQEIIFPIFRTYTQILPGGNVSGALGAAALCMENHE
- a CDS encoding histidine triad nucleotide-binding protein, translated to MNDHNCIFCKIIRKEIPAKIAFENEEVLAFHDINPQAPVHIVFIPKKHVTSLAEIGNEDSSLLGNVLLRIRDTAKSLGFEENGYRVVNNTGKNGGQTVFHIHFHLLAERQMIWPPG